From a region of the Lepus europaeus isolate LE1 chromosome 17, mLepTim1.pri, whole genome shotgun sequence genome:
- the LOC133776169 gene encoding p21-activated protein kinase-interacting protein 1-like encodes MESYGGKIGIHKKYITKCSYSGMAPKGEKYIVVILNKIDVYQLNTVSVSGTITNEKRISSVTFLSDSVLAVAGDEEIIRFFDCDSLSCLSEFKAHENRVKDMFSFETPEHHVVVTASSDGFIKMWKLKQDKKAPPSLLCEVNTSARLTCLGVWLDTVMEAKENLPPATEPSPGKEEQSKINKKEPGDVVQEGAAQAKPLVKKRGLTGN; translated from the coding sequence ATGGAATCTTATGGAGGGAAGATCGGCattcataaaaaatatataacaaaatgcTCATATAGTGGAATGGCCCCCAAGGGAGAGAAGTACATAGTTGTCATACTGAATAAAATAGACGTCTACCAGCTCAACACCGTGTCTGTTAGTGGCACCATCACAAATGAAAAGAGAATTTCTTCTGTCACATTTCTTTCAGACTCTGTCCTGGCAGTGGCTGGAGATGAAGAAATTATCAGGTTTTTTGACTGTGATTCGCTATCATGCCTCTCTGAATTTAAAGCTCATGAAAACAGGGTAAAAGACATGTTCAGTTTTGAAACTCCAGAGCATCATGTTGTTGTTACAGCATCGAGTGATGGCTTCATCAAAATGTGGAAGCTAAAGCAGGATAAGAAAGCACCCCCGTCTTTACTCTGTGAAGTGAACACCAGTGCCAGGCTGACCTGTCTTGGAGTGTGGCTGGACACTGTGATGGAAGCTAAAGAAAACCTGCCTCCAGCAACAGAGCCGTCTCCTGGTAAAGAAGAACAGTCCAAAATCAACAAAAAGGAACCTGGTGATGTAGTGCAGGAAGGAGCAGCACAAGCAAAACCTCTCGTAAAGAAACGTGGTTTAACTGGTAACTGA